One genomic region from Bufo bufo chromosome 3, aBufBuf1.1, whole genome shotgun sequence encodes:
- the LOC120993897 gene encoding protein kinase C delta type-like: MSTLNVFSSGLMAGQAFLPILMLCFLQVMLATHTACQQQLAVKLVKKRVLLQDFKDNVLIERQVLEVTGKSPLFTHAYATFQTKDYAFFIMEFLSGGDLSGLMRANAPFTVPVTRFMAAEIICGLQFLHTRGIIHRDIKPANILIDSAGHLKIADFGLAVMNIFGDKKISEYAGTLRYMAPEVRNHRLHMLLSCFFLQGWTAP, encoded by the exons ATGTCAACGCTTAATGTCTTCTCATCAGGTCTCATGGCAGGACAGGCCTTTCTTCCAATTCTAATGCTCTGTTTCCTACAGGTCATGCTGGCCACACATACCGCCTGCCAACAACAACTGGCAGTGAagctggtgaagaagagggtcctgcTTCAGGACTTTAAAGACAATGTCCTGATTGAGCGACAGGTCCTGGAGGTGACTGGAAAGAGTCCATTGTTTACCCATGCTTATGCCACCttccagaccaag GACTATGCCTTCTTCATCATGGAGTTTCTTAGCGGAGGAGACCTAAGTGGCCTCATGAGAGCCAACGCCCCATTCACCGTTCCAGTCACCAG ATTTATGGCAGCTGAGATCATCTGTGGGCTGCAGTTTCTCCACACCAGAGGCATCATACACAGGGACATAAAACCAGCCAATATCTTAATAGACAGCGCCGGTCACTTGAAGATCGCCGATTTTGGTCTTGCCGTGATGAACATCTTTGGGGATAAGAAGATCTCAGAATATGCCGGAACTCTTAGATACATGGCTCCTGAGGTGAGGAATCATCGACTGCACATGCTACTGAGCTGTTTCTTTCTACAGGGCTGGACAGCTCCATGA